The nucleotide sequence GATGTGGACGCAGACATGCATGTAGACAAAGCCCATGGCTCCCAAACTGAGAAACGTGGTGTTCACAAGTCATTTTATGCAATTAAGCTGGAAATCAAAGGTGTTTTCAATTTAGTTTCAATCATCACAATATATGCTTTCTAAACCATTTGTTTGAATGTTCATAAGGCAAAATATTAGACTTGTGAAATCAGAAataatctatccatccattatctatacacagcttaatcctcattagggttgctggGGAGCTGGAGtcaatcccagctgacttagagtgaaggcaggggacacctggacaggtcaccagtctatcacagggctacacatagagacaaacaattacactcgcattcacacctacggacaatttagaatcaccaaataacctcagcatgtttttagactgtgggaggaagctggagtacctggagaaaacccacgcatgcacaaagATCCCAGGTCGGGACGTGAGCAGGGAAGTTTCAAGCGCCAGTGCTAAACAGTATACAGCTACTATTGTATATGATTTAACGTTAAGCATTTTCCCTACCAATATACAGCAATATTTGGGGTAATTTAGTCAAATGTCGTGTTTTCAGTTCCCCTTATCTTCATCACGCATCTTCCCACATAACTTCACTGCTATGAAACTGCACATTATCAGCAGAAGCCTTGAAATCTGTTGGTTTTAGCACTTTATTGTGACTGTacaaaaattcagtaaataaaataataaacacttTGTTTGTGTAACACATTTGGCCAGTTCCATAGAGGTAAGATGATCCCATTCCATTACTgtcttgatttttcttttatattactCAATTTGTGTTTTGGGCAAGAGTTCAATAAACACACAGGCCTGTGAAATTTTTCACTAGAGGAATAAAAATATCACTACATCATCACTTCTGAGCTGTCACGATCTTTACCTTGTCATGATACACCAAATACATCATGATTGAGCTCTGTTTAAAAGAGaatctaattttttaaaaagggaaaaatacgTCCTAAAAGACTTATTCAAtgcaaaagctgaaaaaaatcctgcttGCTTTTGTTCAGTAGTTTACCCAGATTCACATTCTCAACATCAGACATGGTTTTGTGCAAAATAAaggtgcaaataaataaaaatcagatgCATACTCTCAGTTTCCTTCCCGCAGGGTTTTAGCTTGATCCGTTAGCTGTACAGTGGCTGACAGTTCAAAATTAATTTTCTATCTACACATCTATGGACTCTGCACCACCACAGGCAATGTTTTAAAAGAGCATCTTgtcttttaaatataaaatgtgtccCAGCCTCATGGCAAGGACGTTTCCATCAAAAAGCAGTCCACTCTGGCTCAAAATCTGCCCCACGTCTGGTCACAATCCCACTTTCCTCATTAGATTTCACATCCTTTCTGGACTCTCTTTGACCTCAGTCTCACCTCCTCATACACTTGGTAATAATAGCAGCAGGAGTTGGACTCAGCGTCCGTTCAGTACAGGGGGAGGAATGATGACTAATAGTCTGTTCACCTCGACTCATCGTCCCCTAGAACTGAGACAGAAAACTGTCCTGGTCTCAGCTGTAGAGAGAAGGTGTTGGGTCTCAGTAGGGCGTGATGTTTTCAGATGTGAGGTGGTCGTGAAAATCTATGAGTTGCTGGCAGCGTTTTCGTTGCTAGGTGAGCtcggggaggaagaggaggaagaagaaggagagaagtTCATTCCTGATAACCCTGGTGGGTCTGTGGCTGTGTTCTGTCCACTAAGACTCTTCCTGCACACAGGACACGTATCGTGCTGTGAGAAAGGAGGATCAAGAGGTTATTAATCAGACGATGGCAACAGTATCCAGGTCTGCTACTGTCTGGCACAGATGACCTGATTCActttcttctattttcttttctaCTCTCAATAATTCAACAGCAAGCTTCTCCCAATACAGAGTACAACGAAGATTTTTGTTATCCAACATGACACAACTATACTACATGTACTAAGTTCAGTTGACATGTGGCTCAGATGAATGAAACTGAGTTGTGACGTGACAATAAAAACCTTTAAAGTTTCATATTAATTTGACCAATCTACCTGCTTCTAGCTACAGCTTTACTGACTAAACAACTTCTTcagaataaatacatcatttgtTTTGGATGttagaaaacaataaaataaaactaaacaaccTGGGACACAACatgggaggaaaaaagaaaattcagttGAATTAACAATCTAACTAGAAAGCtctacaatgaaaaaaaaaagtgtccaaCCAACAGTGCTTTTCTAGCGtctgagaaaatctgtaaaattttgtatatttacacagtactgttcaaaagtttggggtcatccaggcaatttcacattttccatgaaaactcacacatatacttgtgtgctaacataattgcacaagggttttctagtcatcaattagcctttcaacaccattagctaacacaatgtagcattagaacacaggagtgatggttgctggaagtgttcctctgtacctctatgtagatattccattaaaaatcagccatttccagctagaacagtcatttaccacattaacaatgtctagactgcatttctgattaatttaaataatcttcactgaaaaaaacagcttttctttcaaaaatacggacatttctaagtgaccccaaatttttgaacagtagcatacatatatgtgtgtgtgactatGCTGTATTGAACTGTGGAGTGCGACTGTTTCAGGTGGGCCAGAAATCACAGCTCGATGATGCACTCAAGCAATACTTCGCATCAGCCCTTCTCCTAAAACTGTAACTTCATAATAACTAAGGTGCATCCATCACATACAACAGTTTGCAAGCTTGCCATGCAAATGTATCTTCCCTGGACGCCAAAATGTACAGAACAGCTCGGCCTCCTTTTTTCAAGTAGATGAAGAAGAGGTGAATTTTGGAGATTTTGTGAAGAGCCACATTGATGAAGACCGGAGGAACACCACTAACACCTGCCTTGGCAGTGGTCCTTTTACATCGGGTAATTTTTCCAGACTTGCATCTGAGTCAACTGGTGAAGGAGCCAAACCGACCTTCTCCCGACCCAACCTTCCTGTGGACATCTGTTGCCATTTTCCACAGTACATGCCCTCATATGAGTGGAAGTTGCCTTGTGCACTTAGTGTATTGCAGCTGGTAACTTGGTCCACAAGCAGTGCAGATATTCCAGATCTGCAGCAAGTTTGCTATTTCACATCTAACCTGTTTGAGTAAAAGAAACTCCGGTGCATTTGCTATGTTCATTTGTGCTTGGGTGAAAGCTCTCAATCAGAGCCTTCAGCAGACATGAGCATGATGTTTAAGAGCATATAGAGCTGCttactttttcagattttgaaacttcattttacatttctagtttgtttttgttttttttgcttcctttgaCTGGGGGGCTAATGATACAGTTTTCTGTGCTGTGGCAAACACAACGCATTTTTTACTGCCTTGCTGCCAGGTTTAAAGAGAATTTTTTTATCACCAGCATGAAGAAACTACTGAAGTTTAAAGCAGCAACATTTAATAGAAGCACTACTTACCATCACTACTGAAACTTAACTAAAACTgccgcttttattttgaagttaaCTGTTGCACTGTAGTGTATTTGTGAAGAGCTtccatattttaacaaaacacaatGGATTACAATACACTAATGATGAACAACAGACCTGAATACCAATTAAATACCATAATTAATGTCTGATGCCAGTCTGTTTGGGACATCCATATTAGACATACATACCTGTTCCAGCCACGGTACTATACAGTCATTGTGAAACAAGTGATTGCATGGTAGTTGCCTAACACTTTCTTCAACACTGTAGTCTTCTTTGCACACAGGACACTCTAAACCAGCACCTGTACAAACAGAAAACGACATAACATCTGTCTGAGTGCATGATATCCATGGAGAATTCTAATCACACTTACGCTGTTTATTTGAGTTTAGGCAGTGATGTGCACTGTAAGGTTAAACACTACATTCACCACAACATGACTAAAAGTTACAACAGATGCATATCCAGTGAATTATGCCTCTTGAGTCTGTGATGacgtaaaaataaaaaccatgaGGAAAATGTCAAGACAATTTTCAGAAGCTGTGTTACCATTGTATACAAAAATGCTGTTATTGAATCTGCTGAAAGGCCTTTGCAAATGTGGGGATTAGTGAAacgtgtgtttaaaaaaaaaaaaaaaaactgatcgAAATGAAGAATATTTCTGTTCTGCTAGAGAActcaaaaaagcagcagaatcgCTTCTGGTGCTGAGTGGGTGGCATACAGTCACTGATTAAAtctatgtttgtgtttgaaaatgAGAAGTGGACTTACCCACATGTTCCTCTGTGATGGAAACCGTAGGCAAATTTTTTAtcctttctctgtctgcagGAGGCGGACCCGTGTTTTCAAATTGGTTTAATAACTAcaagtgaaaaaaagaagaacaacgGTGAATGGGGAAAAAGTCATTATGTAAAAAGAGAGCTTTTATTCAAAACCCCCAGTATATATAGCTAAACTATACGTCTGATTTAATACACAAATTCTTCTCAAAGCTGGATTCTATAATTGCAGTTATTCATATGGTGTCAAATGAGCACCTTGTACACTggattctaaaaaaaaaaaaaaaaaaaaaagccaactcCGTTGAAATACAGAAACCATTTCAAGACTATGAAGCCTGGTTTCACTGCACGTccataaaacacatttcaaatcacTCAATATATTCTGAATTCCTAATCAGGATGTTACAAATCGCAACAATCTTGAAAAGGCTGTTCGAACACTGTAGCCTTCTATAACATGCAAGAACAACATTTTTCATACCTGTGTAATTATAGCATCAAGTCCATTGGCACCCCAAGCATAGTCCATTGGATTGGAATGTAGCATACCCCTGCATAACACGAAGGtagtaagtaaaaaaaaaagttaacatAATAAATAGCATATTAGTGGCATGAAACAAATAAGCAAAAGTATATCTCAGATTCTTGAACTTACCATGGTCCCATCCCTATATTTGGCATGGCTGTAGGTGCTATGATTCCATTTACTAGCTGCTGAATAATTCTATATTaggaaagacacaaaaacaccacgtCCAACAAGCATTCACTGAGTCAAACAGAAAAATTCAACTTCTTTCTTATCTGATGAAGACAAATGGAAAATGTGTCtaaatatctgcattttttcaactggtaaaactacatttttatttttattttttttaaaataacaacacCAAACATTTACGGTATAGATATTTTTAATGCAGTACTAAGTTTATGGTAACAAGCATAGCAGAGGATTTCAGagtttgacattattttttgaaGAATAATGttgttaaagtgttttctatCACAACATATGAGGTATTTAACATTTGCACATATGGTAAAGAAGCTGAATTGCTTTCCCGTACCCTCTTCCCACACAGTCTACTGCTGAAAATGTCTCACCCCTCTAATGTGGGCACTCCTTCGTGACGCGTACCCTGTCGCCGAGGAACATGTCGACCCCGTGGTTGCCGAGCACTGTATCGCTGTCGTGATGCCATTTCCCtttctctcctgttttctgtctctcggTTGTCCTCTGTGGGTAGCCGCGTTCGAAGGTCGAAGTTTTCATCAAAAATCCCAAGAGCGAAAGGACCGTACCCAGAGGGAAACGTGAATAAGTGTTGGTGATCCATGTTCTAGTTGTAAAGACAGAGGCAAAGTCAAATTATGGTGCAGAGGGAAGGAAATGTTTTCCTGGGTCAGCAGATTTATCAAGTCACACTGACCTCAAAGGCTGGGCGATTTTGATCGCTGGAAGAGGATGTGGATGCAGATCCATTTTCAGTACTGCATGAATACAGAAAGTGGGGAGCTAAGACTCAGAAATCCAATTAAACATCAAATTACACAAATGTACGAGACACACAGAGATCCTTTTAACCTTCTTTCCTCAGGCAGTTCCTCAATAAAACCAGATTCGCAGCGTGGACATGTGTAGTCCtgcaacaaaaatagaaatgtgaATCTCTTTTTTGTACCTAAACAATGCACAGCTGTTAATTATATCTATCGCAATGTGTTCTACTATAGCAGCCAGATTTAAATCCTTTCCTCATGAGGAATTGGTTTGGAGTATTAGAGAGGTGTTTCAACTTCATGGTTATTTTGGAGTCTGTGTACAGCTGTTGAATTGTGCTGTGTTACACTAAGAATTGTTTTTAATACATGTGAAATCTTCCAGTTGGTGATGACTTCCTGACAGTGCCCTGCCACACAGCTGACCAGCTGACTTTCTATAAAGTAACTGTTACTGTAACATTCAAGAAGCTTCCCATGAAAAGCTGTTGTCTGTTGTCGGACTGCTGTGGCAGGCAGGAGAGCTGCTGAAACCACAGCAATGTGGACTGACAGAAGTGACACTGCaagttttccttctttttgcGGGACAACCACAATGGGGGGACGACAAGCCTTCTGGGAAAGAAATGTCCACTTCCAGTTTTCATATTAGCTGAGTGAAAATCCCTAACCGTGAACCGAAACTTACCAGTCGTCCCCACAATTTTTTGTTAGCTAGCTTGTTAAACGCCTCCACTTTAAGACCAATCAAGGTTTTGAGATGAGCTCTGGCAAGCTGCTGTTCAGTATATCATAATATACCTGAAATTTCATCTAAAACCCAAGATCATAACGTGTGTATATCCGGCAGTTTAATTACTGACTCTTGACTGTCACTCTGACACTCGGTCGCTGCCTATAGGGTTAGCCTAACTAGCGTAGCTCAATAGCAGCAGTGAGTCGACGTGACTCTGAgcgccacaaacacacacattaaaccaCACAAGCCCGAAtctaatttctcatttttcttgcaaGTCCTTACCGGTAAGCGCGGACTAATCTCTGCCGAGCACCGGTGACAAAAAAACCGGCAGGGCCGTGGGGGAGCTTCAGCCATTTCCAAGCAGGAGAGCGGTTCGTACGGTGCGGACGGGAAGCGGCAAGGGACAACAAAACCCGAGTCTCGCAACGGGGACGACGGAAACACACGAACACCAGCGAACCGTTGCCATGACAGTAAAGAGAAGAAGACTTCCGGTTTAAGATTTAAAAGGGGAAAATCCACTTTTATCTCATATATTAAAACACACCACCAGCAGATGTGACTTCTGCGGAGAGGAAGAGACTGCAGAACACGTTGTGATACACCGTCGAAAAATATGAGGCGAAAATAAGACAACTcttccaaaactgaaaaataaaagtgaaattctATATTATAGCATTTTTACGAAACAGCTCAAGAAATGACCGCTATCAAATTATATTCCAGTACCTGAGACAAGCCAGTCGGAGCAAAGAGTATGTGAGTTTTATTCCCTTTGATGAAACCTATGAATAATAGACAGtactgtgtaattttgtgcttttaaagCTCATATAGGAAGagttgctgcttttattttggaaagcTGTGGCCGTCAGTCTTGTGTTTGCTAGCAATTTCAGTCTCAGCTAGCTTCACGGTAGCAGTTGAAGGCCTTATTGTTGTCCGTGTGCGTTGTTTTCGAAACATAGTTTACCTCCTGCTACGACCATGGAGTCTGGCGATGCAGGTAAATGTTTAATCTGATGCAAACTATAAATATGTCGCAGCTGCTTCAGGTGGTGTCAGGTTAGCTGTTAACATTTACTAGCTTAAGTAGCGGCTGGACGCCTCGCCTACTGGCTTATCCAGTGTGTAACGTACGCTAAGTTAACTAGCCGTCTGGTTAGCTAAATTAAGTAACCTAGCTGTCAAAGGAGACAATTTAAATAACAGTAAGTTTTGTCAGTAAATACTGGCTTTTGGTCGCAGTCggtaatgttcacatttaatgtcaCAAAGGTCTTTTTATCCAGTTCAAATGCAGCCAAACAGCTGTTAAAAGTTGTTTCGTCTGTTGTTCAAATCAGAGAAGCTTTCCTGTACGCTAGTATTGCACAGTTATGTGTAGATTCAAAGTTGAAATACTGCATGCAATATGAAATTATTGtgtattgctgtttttttcatttcgtTTTCTCTGAAATGTGTTGCAGGGCGAGGAGGGTGGAAGTCCAAGCAGGTCCACCCACAGAAAAGCAAGATGAACATGAATATTCTCCGTCAAGAAAAGCTTATAGctcagaagaagaaagagattGAAGCCAGAATGGCAGAGCAGGCAAAAATGAATGCACAATCCACTGCCAAGCCCCTGCCTACAAGGTAATAGTACACTTTCTGATGATAGCTATACAAAGTTCAAACACCTTATTATCTGAGCTCAGTGTCTGCTTGTGTCAGTGGGTATTGTTATGCATGCAAATTCATTTGACGCCAAAACTGACCTAAAATTCTTACAGGGAATATTTTGAAATACTTTGTCCACTCTGTCTCACCAGTTCTCCCAGTCTCCAGGGAGCTTCCTCAAACAAGTTTGTAAATGATGGAAGCTTCCTACAGCAGTTCATGAAGATGCAGAAGGAGAAAAGTAATAATTCATCTGGTTAGTAGTACCTTAATCAGTACAGTAATTATCAAAAGATTGCATGTCTGTCTTACATGTCTTAACATGTcctggttttgtgttttgaaatacTGTGATTTTGTATAGCAAGGTTTAGCAAAGCAGCAAGAAGACATTTGACCTTGTAGTTTTGGCTCCTGTAAAAGACTTAAAAGGAAGTGCTTGACAACTGCATAATCTGTATTGAAGATGTTTAAGAAGACACTTGGCCCAAGGAAACGAGTTTAGAATACCCCGAGAGGACCATTAATATTAGcttacattgtttttttgttttggttcccTGCCGACCATTACCATCTATAGCAGAGATAGTAATGTAATTTTTCTGAAGGTTAGtactacattttttaaaatgtgggcTTCTTTATGCACCTTCAAGGTACCACCAGTGATACCAAGACTCCCTCAGCCTCAACTTCAACACCAggaggaaacacactgcagaaaaagaGCGTTTTTGTTGGCCAGCGACCTGGCCTTGGGGTCAGCAGCATGCTTAGTCAGTTCAAGAGCTACTCACAGTCCAAGAAGACTCCCGTTCTCAGCCAGAGGCCGAGTGTATTTTGCTCTCCAGATGgtgaagatgaggaagaagaggctGATTACTCCAGATTCTTGGAGATGAAAGGTAATTCAAGGCCTGTGTTTTTTCGTGTATCTTGGGACAACACCATGGCTTGGACATTTCAGTGCATTCTCTGCGCACACCAGTGGCACAGTTGCCTTGTGACTGGCATGTTGTCATTTGTGCCTTAGACTAAATGTACTGATAGCCTGCTTAAAGTCTCTCCCCCAGAGGATTCAGACACCAGACTCATTATCAACAAGATGGCCTCCTTTGTGGCGGAGGGAGGACCTGAGCTGGAGAAAAAGGCCAAGGAGGACTACAAGGACAATCCTGTTTTCTCGTAAGTTTGAAGGACATTGTAGCTTAATGAGATTTGTTTAACTCGGACAGTATTTTTAAACTTATCTGTTCCCAACTGTTATCCTTGCCTTTCAGATTTTTATATGATAAGAGCAGCTTGGAGTATCTCTACTACAAAAACAGAGTTGCAGTACTGACAAAGGAATTGCAAAGACCCGAGAATACATCAGATAatggtaaaattacatttattttctgacattcatTTTTCTACGTTATTTCTCTCATCTTTTCTCTCAGAACTACTAAAAAGTTATTGCAGAGGGACTTGACAGCATCTCAATATAGCATTTTCAGATTCATgtgaagggctgcacagtggcgtagtggttagcactttcgccttgcagcgagaagatccctggttcgcgtcccggctttcccgggatctttctgcatggagtttgcatgttctccctgtgcatgcgtgggttctctccgggtactccggcttcctcccacagtccaaaaatatgctgaggttaattgattactctaaattgcccgtaggtgtgaatgtatgagtgattgtttgtctgtatgtgtagccctgcgacagactggtgacctgtctagggtgtcccctgccttcgcccgagtcagctgggataggctccagcccccccgcgaccctagtgaggattaagcggtgtatagataatggatggatggatggattcatgtGAAGTTATCATGTACCACAGCGATGCATAAACAAATTCTGATTGTTATTGTTATAGTGGTGATCACAGTAGCCTttaatttgtgtatttgcatACAACAA is from Amphiprion ocellaris isolate individual 3 ecotype Okinawa chromosome 10, ASM2253959v1, whole genome shotgun sequence and encodes:
- the LOC111572323 gene encoding E3 ubiquitin-protein ligase RNF126-like, whose translation is MAEAPPRPCRFFCHRCSAEISPRLPDYTCPRCESGFIEELPEERSTENGSASTSSSSDQNRPAFENMDHQHLFTFPSGYGPFALGIFDENFDLRTRLPTEDNRETENRREREMASRQRYSARQPRGRHVPRRQGTRHEGVPTLEGIIQQLVNGIIAPTAMPNIGMGPWGMLHSNPMDYAWGANGLDAIITQLLNQFENTGPPPADRERIKNLPTVSITEEHVGAGLECPVCKEDYSVEESVRQLPCNHLFHNDCIVPWLEQHDTCPVCRKSLSGQNTATDPPGLSGMNFSPSSSSSSSPSSPSNENAASNS